In Salinarimonas sp., a genomic segment contains:
- a CDS encoding branched-chain amino acid ABC transporter permease, translating to MLDLAIFIQNLANGLLIGGVYALIGVGLTLVFGVMRTINFAHGDFVVLGMYGAVLFDLVFGFDPYLSLLIALPVAFVVGMVVERAILAPIAEAPAESSLLATLGLSLIIGNVLLLTFGGEPRSVQVPYASDTVRIGEVNLSIVLLAAGAATTAMIGVLYWFLERTERGRAVRATAENRLGAELVGIDTRRVQSFVFGMGTALAVTAGVTLIPLLFATPTFTGAIFTLKAFVVTVLGGLGRVGAAIGGGLLLGVVEVLGASYFLSEYRDAYGLLAFLLVLLLRPEGLFGKTVKRV from the coding sequence GTGCTCGACCTCGCCATCTTCATCCAGAACCTCGCCAACGGCCTTCTCATCGGCGGCGTCTACGCGCTGATCGGCGTCGGCCTCACCCTCGTCTTCGGGGTGATGCGCACGATCAACTTCGCCCATGGCGACTTCGTCGTGCTCGGCATGTACGGCGCGGTGCTGTTCGACCTCGTCTTCGGCTTCGATCCGTATCTCTCGCTGCTCATCGCGCTTCCGGTGGCGTTCGTCGTCGGGATGGTGGTGGAGCGCGCGATCCTCGCGCCGATCGCCGAGGCTCCGGCCGAATCCTCGCTGCTCGCGACGCTCGGCCTGTCGCTCATCATCGGCAACGTGCTTCTCCTCACGTTCGGCGGGGAGCCGCGCTCGGTGCAGGTGCCCTACGCCTCGGACACCGTGCGGATCGGCGAGGTCAACCTGTCGATCGTGCTCCTTGCCGCCGGCGCCGCGACGACCGCGATGATCGGTGTGCTCTACTGGTTCCTGGAGCGCACCGAGCGCGGGCGCGCGGTGCGCGCCACCGCCGAGAACCGGCTCGGCGCCGAGCTCGTCGGCATCGACACGCGCCGCGTCCAGAGCTTCGTCTTCGGCATGGGCACCGCGCTCGCCGTGACCGCCGGCGTGACCCTGATCCCGCTTCTGTTCGCGACCCCGACCTTCACCGGCGCGATCTTCACCCTCAAGGCCTTCGTGGTCACCGTGCTCGGCGGGCTCGGCCGGGTCGGCGCGGCGATCGGCGGGGGGCTGCTGCTCGGCGTCGTCGAGGTGCTCGGCGCCTCCTACTTCCTGTCGGAATACCGCGACGCATACGGCCTCCTCGCCTTCCTCCTCGTGCTCCTGCTGCGCCCGGAGGGGCTCTTCGGCAAGACGGTGAAGCGGGTATGA
- a CDS encoding ABC transporter ATP-binding protein, translating into MPQESTSPILSVENVDLGYGALQVVTDVSLRVGEGELVGLVGGNGSGKSTILRAISGMITPFRGRIVFDGEAIRPAAPHQMAAKGLAHVPMGRQLFPNMSVRENLLVGATLPAARAARARSLEEVRALFPELDAHMDAAAGQLSGGQQQMVAIARALMLRPKMMIMDEPSIGLAPRLVKDVMAAIRRVAHTGLPILLVEQNVKQVLAVCDRAYVLENGRLALEGSATELQGHPLVRKAYLGL; encoded by the coding sequence ATGCCGCAGGAATCCACGTCTCCCATTCTTTCCGTCGAGAACGTCGATCTCGGCTACGGCGCGCTGCAGGTCGTCACCGACGTCTCGCTGCGGGTCGGGGAGGGCGAGCTCGTCGGGCTCGTCGGCGGCAATGGCAGCGGCAAGTCGACCATCCTGCGCGCCATCTCGGGCATGATCACGCCCTTTCGCGGCCGCATCGTCTTCGACGGCGAGGCGATCCGCCCCGCTGCTCCGCATCAGATGGCCGCCAAGGGCCTCGCGCACGTGCCGATGGGCCGCCAGCTCTTCCCGAACATGAGCGTGCGCGAGAACCTGCTCGTCGGCGCGACCCTGCCGGCCGCCCGGGCGGCGCGGGCGCGGAGCCTCGAGGAGGTGCGTGCGCTCTTCCCCGAGCTCGACGCGCACATGGACGCCGCCGCCGGCCAGCTCTCCGGCGGCCAGCAGCAGATGGTGGCGATCGCCCGCGCGCTGATGCTGCGCCCGAAGATGATGATCATGGACGAGCCCAGCATCGGCCTCGCGCCGCGGCTCGTGAAGGACGTGATGGCCGCGATCCGGCGCGTGGCGCATACCGGCCTGCCGATCCTGCTCGTGGAGCAGAACGTCAAGCAGGTGCTCGCCGTCTGCGATCGCGCCTACGTGCTCGAGAACGGGCGGCTGGCGCTCGAGGGATCCGCGACGGAGCTCCAGGGGCACCCGCTGGTGAGGAAGGCGTATCTCGGGCTTTAG
- a CDS encoding NAD(P)H-dependent oxidoreductase, translating to MRVVGLSGNITRPSRTRGLVEAICAEIARREGWSAEAFDLLDAGPQLGATVSREAASEAHARLWEAVEACDLLVVASPVYKASYSGLLKHFFDLFDMKALAGRTVLLGATGKAPQHALVIEHQMRPLFGFFGAWSVPQGLFLVDADFEADAQGRSVPGGPARARIAAAVDQALERFRA from the coding sequence ATGCGGGTTGTCGGACTGAGCGGTAACATCACACGTCCCTCGCGCACGCGCGGCCTCGTCGAGGCGATCTGCGCCGAGATCGCGCGGCGGGAGGGCTGGTCCGCGGAGGCCTTCGACCTCCTCGACGCGGGTCCGCAGCTCGGCGCGACGGTCTCGCGCGAGGCCGCGTCCGAGGCGCATGCGCGCCTGTGGGAGGCGGTCGAGGCCTGCGACCTGCTCGTCGTCGCCTCGCCGGTCTACAAGGCGTCCTATTCCGGTCTCCTGAAGCACTTCTTCGATCTCTTCGACATGAAGGCGCTCGCCGGGCGCACGGTTCTCCTCGGGGCGACCGGCAAGGCGCCGCAGCACGCGCTCGTGATCGAACACCAGATGCGTCCGCTGTTCGGGTTCTTCGGGGCCTGGAGCGTGCCGCAGGGGCTGTTCCTCGTGGATGCGGATTTCGAGGCCGACGCGCAAGGACGGAGCGTGCCCGGCGGGCCGGCGCGCGCCCGGATCGCCGCGGCGGTCGATCAGGCGCTCGAGCGCTTCCGCGCGTGA
- a CDS encoding XRE family transcriptional regulator, which produces MDDILNNDDAFAARAPATAEDREDAEIVAGLGTRLRALRKEQGLTLQGLAERSGVSRAMLSKMERSEKVPTLSTIVRVAKGLNMTLSSLLGAQPDASAVSVLRARDRIVYRDPQTGFEREALSPAHVPQDVEIVRHRLPPGRSTGWLPSYPVPTEKYVLVQAGTLTAEVDGEAHVLETGDTLFFAVTGPYRFTNEAANETAYLVVMVRRAAG; this is translated from the coding sequence ATGGACGACATCCTGAACAACGACGACGCCTTCGCCGCCCGCGCGCCCGCGACGGCGGAAGACCGCGAGGACGCGGAGATCGTCGCCGGCCTGGGCACGCGTCTGCGCGCGCTGCGCAAGGAACAGGGGCTGACGCTGCAGGGGCTGGCCGAGCGCTCGGGCGTGAGCCGGGCGATGCTGTCCAAGATGGAGCGGTCGGAGAAGGTCCCGACCTTGTCCACCATCGTCCGCGTGGCGAAGGGGTTGAACATGACCCTCTCCTCGCTGCTCGGCGCCCAGCCCGACGCCTCGGCCGTATCCGTCCTGCGCGCCCGCGACCGCATCGTCTATCGCGACCCGCAGACCGGCTTCGAGCGCGAGGCGCTTTCGCCGGCGCACGTCCCGCAGGACGTCGAAATCGTTCGCCACCGCCTGCCGCCCGGCCGCTCGACCGGATGGCTGCCGAGCTATCCCGTCCCGACCGAGAAATACGTCCTCGTGCAGGCCGGCACGCTCACCGCCGAGGTCGACGGGGAAGCCCACGTCCTCGAGACCGGCGACACGCTCTTCTTCGCCGTCACCGGCCCCTACCGCTTCACCAACGAGGCGGCGAACGAGACCGCTTATCTCGTCGTCATGGTCCGTCGCGCCGCAGGGTGA
- a CDS encoding ABC transporter ATP-binding protein yields MPSALRAEAVTVRFGGNVAVNDVSLDLAPGEILGLIGPNGAGKTTLFNALTGYVVPESGRVSLFERDITRLAPHERARAGCGRTFQTERPFEELTVLENVLVPAFLREPRRAGAERLARETLEQVGLGDRADQPAGDLNLARRRRLELAKALATRPRVLFLDEVMAGLNPPALREMIAFVAELSRQGLAILMVEHIMEAIVELSDHVIVMASGAKIAEGPPEAVMRDERVIEAYLGTD; encoded by the coding sequence ATGCCAAGCGCGCTCAGAGCTGAGGCCGTCACGGTCCGCTTCGGCGGCAACGTCGCGGTGAACGACGTCTCCCTCGACCTCGCCCCCGGCGAGATCCTGGGCCTGATCGGGCCGAACGGCGCGGGCAAGACCACCTTGTTCAACGCGCTCACCGGCTACGTCGTCCCCGAGAGCGGGCGCGTGAGCCTGTTCGAGCGCGACATCACCCGCCTCGCCCCGCACGAGCGCGCCCGCGCGGGCTGCGGGCGCACCTTCCAGACCGAGCGGCCCTTCGAGGAGCTGACGGTGCTCGAGAACGTGCTCGTCCCCGCCTTCCTGCGCGAGCCGCGCCGGGCCGGGGCCGAGCGCCTCGCCCGCGAGACTCTGGAGCAGGTCGGCCTCGGCGACCGCGCCGACCAGCCGGCGGGCGACCTCAACCTCGCGCGCCGGCGCCGGCTCGAGCTCGCCAAGGCGCTCGCCACGCGCCCGCGCGTGCTCTTCCTCGACGAGGTGATGGCGGGGCTCAACCCGCCCGCGCTGCGCGAGATGATCGCCTTCGTCGCCGAGCTCAGCCGCCAGGGCCTCGCGATCCTGATGGTCGAGCACATCATGGAGGCGATCGTCGAGCTGTCCGACCACGTCATCGTCATGGCGAGCGGCGCCAAGATCGCGGAGGGGCCGCCCGAGGCGGTCATGCGCGACGAACGTGTGATCGAGGCCTATCTGGGGACCGATTGA
- a CDS encoding aldehyde dehydrogenase: protein MDDASVPLATRAERAPGPERFRMHIGGAWVDAADGRTFESRNPFTGAVWAELPLASADDVERAVRAAHEAFMSGPWAAMSASDRGLLLHRLGDVIAANARYLAELEVRDNGKLMVEMLGQMRYLPRWFQYYGGLADKVEGSVTPIDKAGMFHYVSYEPLGVVGAITPWNSPLLLTAWKLAPALAAGNTVVVKPSEFSSASMLGFARLFEEAGFPPGVLNVVTGTGAEAGAALIAHPDVARVAFTGGEAGGRAVSEAAARHFKRISLELGGKSPHIVFADADLDAAVHGVISGIFAAAGQTCMAGSRLLLESSIHDAFVERLVARMKEARLGDPFSETTDVGPVATEQQLEKVLAYIEIARSEGAACVLGGKRPSDPALQAGWFVEPTIFTGVTNDMRVAREEIFGPVLSVMRFETDEEAVALANDTPYGLAAGFWTQSLERALALPKRLRAGTVWVNAYRVVSYMAPFGGVKQSGIGRENGAAAIHEYLEPKSVFLNARSRITNPFTLQ, encoded by the coding sequence ATGGACGACGCCAGCGTGCCCCTCGCGACCAGAGCCGAGCGCGCGCCCGGGCCGGAGCGGTTCCGGATGCATATCGGCGGCGCGTGGGTCGACGCCGCGGACGGGCGCACGTTCGAAAGCCGCAACCCGTTCACCGGCGCGGTCTGGGCGGAGCTGCCCCTCGCCTCGGCCGACGACGTCGAGCGCGCCGTGCGCGCGGCGCACGAGGCTTTCATGTCGGGGCCCTGGGCGGCCATGAGCGCCAGCGACAGGGGGCTCCTGCTGCATCGGCTCGGCGACGTCATCGCCGCCAACGCCCGCTACCTCGCCGAGCTCGAGGTGCGCGACAACGGCAAGCTGATGGTCGAGATGCTCGGCCAGATGCGATACCTGCCGCGCTGGTTCCAGTATTACGGCGGTCTCGCCGACAAGGTCGAGGGCTCGGTCACGCCGATCGACAAGGCGGGGATGTTCCACTACGTCTCCTACGAGCCGCTCGGCGTCGTCGGCGCGATCACGCCCTGGAACTCGCCGCTTCTCCTGACGGCCTGGAAGCTCGCGCCCGCGCTCGCCGCCGGGAACACGGTGGTGGTGAAGCCCTCCGAATTCTCCTCGGCCTCGATGCTGGGCTTCGCTCGACTTTTCGAGGAGGCAGGCTTTCCGCCGGGCGTCCTCAACGTCGTCACCGGGACGGGAGCGGAGGCCGGCGCCGCCTTGATCGCCCATCCCGACGTCGCGCGCGTCGCCTTCACCGGCGGCGAGGCGGGCGGGCGCGCGGTGTCGGAAGCGGCGGCGCGGCACTTCAAGCGCATCTCGCTCGAGCTCGGCGGCAAATCCCCGCACATCGTTTTCGCTGACGCCGACCTCGACGCGGCCGTGCACGGGGTGATCTCCGGCATCTTCGCGGCCGCCGGGCAGACCTGCATGGCCGGCTCGCGCCTCCTGCTCGAATCGTCGATCCACGACGCCTTCGTCGAGCGCCTCGTCGCCCGGATGAAGGAGGCGCGCCTCGGCGATCCGTTCTCCGAGACCACCGATGTCGGGCCCGTGGCCACGGAGCAGCAGCTCGAGAAGGTCCTCGCCTACATCGAGATCGCCCGGTCCGAGGGCGCCGCCTGCGTGCTCGGCGGCAAGCGGCCGAGCGATCCGGCGCTGCAGGCGGGATGGTTCGTCGAGCCGACCATCTTCACGGGCGTGACCAACGACATGCGTGTCGCGCGCGAGGAGATCTTCGGGCCGGTGCTCTCGGTCATGCGCTTCGAGACCGACGAGGAAGCCGTCGCGCTCGCCAACGACACGCCCTACGGCCTCGCAGCCGGCTTCTGGACCCAGAGCCTGGAGCGGGCGCTCGCCCTGCCCAAGCGCCTGAGAGCCGGGACCGTCTGGGTCAACGCCTACCGCGTCGTCAGCTACATGGCGCCGTTCGGCGGCGTGAAGCAGTCCGGCATCGGCCGAGAGAACGGCGCCGCCGCCATCCACGAATACCTCGAGCCGAAGAGCGTCTTCCTGAACGCCCGGTCTCGGATCACCAACCCCTTCACCCTGCAGTGA
- a CDS encoding CaiB/BaiF CoA-transferase family protein, translated as MGPLEGIRVVELGQLIAGPFCGQLLADFGAEVVKVEPPGVGDAMRQWGRPDREGRPVAFSVIARNKKSLTLDLRKPEGQEIVRKLAASADVIVENFRPGTMERWGLGYEALSAINPRLILVRISGFGQTGPYSRRAGFASVCEAMGGLRYISGFPDRPPIRIGLSLGDTLAGVNGAMGALLALQQRARSGKGQVVDSTILESILMVTESLISDYDQGGHVRERHGSALPGIAPSNAYPTRDGQDMIVGANQDSVFRRLCDVIGRPELADDPRFATHRARGENAEALDAVIADWTRRHDADVMIDDLAAAGVPVGLAYRAPEMMDDPHFAAREAIVSVPDARRGGEIAMQNVFPRLSDTPGGVRHAGPALGADTRGVLRDWLGMTSDEIRALVETGVV; from the coding sequence ATGGGACCCCTGGAGGGCATACGGGTCGTCGAGCTCGGGCAGCTGATCGCCGGTCCGTTTTGCGGCCAGCTCCTCGCCGATTTCGGCGCCGAGGTCGTCAAGGTCGAGCCGCCGGGCGTCGGCGACGCCATGCGGCAATGGGGCCGCCCGGACCGCGAGGGGCGCCCCGTCGCCTTTTCCGTGATCGCGCGCAACAAGAAGAGCCTGACCCTGGACCTGCGCAAGCCCGAGGGCCAGGAGATCGTCCGCAAGCTCGCCGCGAGCGCCGACGTGATCGTCGAGAACTTTCGACCGGGCACGATGGAGCGCTGGGGCCTCGGCTACGAGGCGCTCTCGGCGATCAATCCGCGGCTGATCCTGGTGCGCATCTCGGGCTTCGGCCAGACCGGCCCGTATTCCCGGCGCGCCGGTTTCGCCTCGGTCTGCGAGGCCATGGGCGGCCTGCGCTACATCAGCGGCTTCCCCGACCGCCCGCCGATCCGCATCGGGCTCTCGCTAGGCGACACGCTCGCGGGCGTGAACGGCGCCATGGGTGCGCTCCTCGCCCTCCAGCAACGCGCCCGCAGCGGCAAGGGCCAGGTTGTCGACAGCACGATCCTGGAATCCATCCTCATGGTCACCGAGAGCCTAATCTCCGACTACGACCAGGGCGGCCACGTTCGCGAGCGCCACGGCAGCGCGCTTCCGGGCATCGCGCCCTCGAACGCCTACCCGACCCGCGACGGCCAAGACATGATCGTCGGCGCCAACCAGGACAGCGTCTTCCGGCGCCTGTGCGACGTGATCGGGCGGCCCGAGCTCGCCGACGATCCGCGCTTCGCCACGCACCGCGCCCGCGGCGAGAACGCCGAGGCGCTCGACGCCGTCATCGCCGACTGGACGAGGCGGCACGACGCCGACGTGATGATCGACGACCTCGCCGCCGCCGGCGTGCCCGTCGGCCTCGCGTACCGCGCGCCGGAGATGATGGACGATCCGCACTTCGCCGCGCGCGAGGCGATCGTCTCGGTGCCGGACGCGCGGCGCGGCGGCGAGATCGCGATGCAGAACGTCTTTCCACGCCTTTCGGATACGCCCGGAGGCGTCCGGCATGCCGGCCCGGCGCTGGGCGCGGACACGCGCGGCGTCCTGCGCGACTGGCTCGGGATGACGAGCGACGAGATCCGCGCGCTCGTGGAGACGGGCGTCGTCTGA
- a CDS encoding ABC transporter substrate-binding protein, which translates to MRYGIAAALAATTLAAAVPAQAVEIGVVNSLSGNFATFGERYRTGMELALEEINAAGGVNGEPLELVWQDDRSEAQSALAAAEQLDSRGVPLIIGSYASSITGPMAQFLTRREVPLVVLGSADNSITKPGSEWVFRAKHNSSIVANAYFDYFDFLRETHPDVPLETIGFLYGNGAWPTSLAETGRELAEERGYEIVADQSYDQGVTDFRPILNRFRAEDPDILYIVSYAEDGVAITRQMKEVGLDAEAIAIDTAAALPSFVDQVGDLAENVATVVSWSKDVQYEGAQQLYEDLKAKAGSEPSFYEAEGYLALRVAADALQRAGSTDREAVRQALEETDLETPVTTVTFEDDDGFQNQNPIRSLVLQIQDGEHVTVFPDDLAAAEARHPTPPWSER; encoded by the coding sequence ATGAGATACGGCATCGCAGCGGCTCTCGCGGCCACCACCCTCGCCGCCGCCGTCCCGGCGCAGGCGGTCGAGATCGGCGTCGTGAACAGCCTGTCCGGCAATTTCGCCACCTTCGGCGAGCGCTATCGCACCGGCATGGAGCTGGCGCTCGAGGAGATCAACGCCGCGGGCGGCGTCAACGGAGAGCCGCTCGAGCTCGTCTGGCAGGACGACCGGTCCGAGGCGCAGAGCGCGCTGGCAGCGGCCGAGCAGCTCGATTCCCGCGGCGTGCCGCTGATCATCGGCTCCTACGCCTCCTCGATCACCGGCCCGATGGCGCAGTTCCTGACCCGGCGCGAGGTGCCGCTCGTCGTGCTCGGCAGCGCCGACAACTCGATCACCAAGCCGGGGTCGGAGTGGGTCTTCCGCGCCAAGCACAATTCCTCGATCGTCGCGAACGCGTATTTCGACTATTTCGACTTTCTTCGCGAGACGCATCCCGACGTGCCGCTGGAGACGATCGGCTTCCTCTACGGCAACGGCGCCTGGCCGACCTCGCTCGCCGAGACCGGCCGCGAGCTCGCCGAGGAGCGCGGCTACGAGATCGTGGCCGACCAGTCCTACGACCAGGGCGTCACCGACTTCCGTCCGATCCTCAACCGCTTCCGCGCCGAGGATCCGGACATTCTCTACATCGTCTCCTACGCCGAGGACGGCGTCGCCATCACGCGCCAGATGAAGGAGGTCGGCCTCGACGCCGAGGCCATCGCCATCGACACCGCCGCGGCGCTGCCGAGCTTCGTCGACCAGGTGGGCGATCTCGCGGAGAACGTCGCGACCGTCGTGAGCTGGAGCAAGGACGTCCAGTACGAGGGCGCCCAGCAGCTCTACGAGGACCTGAAGGCGAAGGCCGGCTCCGAGCCCTCCTTCTACGAGGCCGAAGGCTATCTCGCGCTCAGGGTCGCCGCCGACGCGCTGCAGCGCGCGGGCTCGACGGACCGCGAGGCGGTGCGCCAAGCGCTCGAGGAGACCGACCTCGAGACTCCGGTGACGACCGTGACCTTCGAGGACGACGACGGCTTCCAGAACCAGAACCCGATCCGCAGCCTCGTCCTCCAGATCCAGGACGGCGAGCACGTCACGGTGTTCCCGGACGACCTCGCCGCCGCCGAGGCGCGCCATCCGACCCCGCCCTGGTCGGAGCGCTGA
- a CDS encoding Lrp/AsnC family transcriptional regulator, with translation MARPKLDAIDLKILKAIQDRADISNTELAALVGLSPSPCLRRVKMLEDARVIQRRVTLLDPAAIDLSVNVFVNVSLEKQVEERLQEFEQAVRRRPEVVECYLMTGESDYLLRVVVPDLAAYEAFLKDHLTRVPGVASIKSSFALKQVQYRTALPLDHLKT, from the coding sequence GTGGCGCGCCCCAAGCTCGATGCCATCGACCTGAAGATCCTCAAGGCCATCCAGGACCGAGCCGACATCTCCAACACCGAGCTCGCGGCCCTGGTGGGGCTCTCGCCCTCGCCCTGCCTGCGGCGGGTGAAGATGCTGGAGGACGCCCGCGTCATCCAGCGCCGGGTGACGCTGCTCGACCCCGCCGCCATCGACCTGTCCGTCAACGTCTTCGTCAACGTCTCGCTGGAGAAGCAGGTCGAGGAGCGGCTGCAGGAGTTCGAGCAGGCCGTGCGGCGCCGGCCGGAAGTGGTCGAGTGCTACCTGATGACCGGCGAGAGCGACTATCTCCTGCGCGTCGTCGTTCCCGACCTCGCCGCCTACGAGGCCTTCCTCAAGGATCACCTCACGCGCGTCCCGGGCGTCGCGAGCATCAAGTCGAGCTTCGCCCTCAAGCAGGTCCAGTACCGCACGGCGCTGCCGCTCGATCATTTGAAGACCTGA
- a CDS encoding branched-chain amino acid ABC transporter permease, translating to MRTHLLGLAAFVAAGVAYPFLFPSVLTIAITILLFVGWATAWDVLGGWAGQVSLGHAAFVGLGAYFVAIGVTEYQLAPWWSALLGMAVAAALAFAWGWLTFGLRGPYFTLSTIAFAEILRLVAINEGWLTGGATGVFIATLPEPFGLDLFARQTQYWLALAFAVLVIGIVLALSRARFGYALRAVREDEDAAMAAGIDPKRTKLKAFMLSGALTALGGGLYGMVLSFLEPHVLFYLLLSVQIALTAIIGGRGTIWGPAAGALVLIGAGEVFRTTFAEANLLIYGVLILVIVLFAPRGLVGEATRRAIRRRYAKRAQS from the coding sequence ATGAGAACGCATCTTCTCGGGCTCGCCGCCTTCGTCGCGGCCGGCGTCGCCTACCCCTTCCTGTTTCCCTCGGTGCTCACGATCGCGATCACGATCCTGCTCTTCGTCGGCTGGGCCACCGCCTGGGACGTGCTCGGCGGCTGGGCCGGCCAGGTCAGCCTCGGCCATGCCGCCTTCGTGGGGCTCGGCGCCTATTTCGTCGCGATCGGCGTGACGGAATACCAGCTCGCCCCCTGGTGGTCGGCGCTGCTCGGCATGGCGGTCGCCGCCGCGCTCGCCTTCGCCTGGGGATGGCTCACCTTCGGCCTGCGCGGTCCCTACTTCACGCTCTCGACGATCGCCTTCGCCGAGATCCTGCGCCTCGTCGCCATCAACGAGGGCTGGCTCACGGGAGGGGCCACGGGCGTCTTCATCGCGACGCTGCCCGAGCCCTTCGGCCTCGACCTCTTCGCGCGGCAGACCCAGTACTGGCTCGCGCTCGCCTTCGCCGTCCTCGTGATCGGCATCGTCCTCGCCCTCTCGCGCGCCCGCTTCGGCTACGCGTTGCGCGCCGTGCGCGAGGACGAGGACGCCGCCATGGCGGCCGGCATCGACCCGAAGCGCACGAAGCTCAAGGCCTTCATGCTGTCCGGCGCCCTCACGGCGCTCGGGGGCGGCCTCTACGGCATGGTGCTCTCGTTCCTCGAGCCGCATGTGCTGTTCTATCTCCTCCTCTCCGTGCAGATCGCGCTCACCGCGATCATCGGGGGGCGGGGCACGATCTGGGGGCCGGCCGCGGGCGCGCTCGTGCTGATCGGCGCGGGCGAGGTGTTCCGCACCACCTTCGCGGAGGCGAACCTCCTCATCTACGGCGTGCTGATCCTCGTCATCGTCCTGTTCGCGCCGCGCGGCCTCGTCGGCGAGGCGACCCGCAGAGCCATCCGGAGGCGTTATGCCAAGCGCGCTCAGAGCTGA